The following is a genomic window from Patagioenas fasciata isolate bPatFas1 chromosome 1, bPatFas1.hap1, whole genome shotgun sequence.
TTTTCAGCCCTTACTGGTCTATTTCCTTTTGGTATACCCAATACTAGAGAGTCATATTtgtttatctgtctttctatgtgaacAGGTTTTTCCTTCTTATCTGAGAAAAAGCAGTAGTTCAGGTTACAAGAAGTACCCGCAGTGGCATAGAAGTAGCTGGGTTGAAAAGCAGGGAGAACAAGTGTGAGTAGATGACAGTGTGGCTACTTGGGCTGTTTGCTACCTTACTTCAGTACATCATCTCCTAAGGGTGTATTTGCACTGTGTTGCCAGTAGGTTGGTGCACTCACCTGCGTGCCTCCCAGTCAGTAGCCCCTGTTAGCGTGGCAAAACCTGGGAGTTTTGGGTGAATCTAGGAAGTGACGTATTTGAAACGGGTGTGGAGAGGCGTTTTTTCTCACTCCGTGGAGTTACACTGTGAAACTTCTCACTGCAGGTCCATGTTGATGTGAAAAGTATACACAGGTGCAGAAAATGACACTGCAGATCCATGGAGAAAGCCCATGGAGGGCCAGTAAGCAGAGGATGCTAATTCTGGCTTGGAAAGTGCCTGAAATGCAGCTGACCAAAGTCTGTGACAGTTAGTCCTGCAGCATTGGTGTCATGGTGCTGGGGCATCTTGTCTAgaccgtgcttttgccaagaaagattggaccagatgatccttgtggtacctgccaacctggtattctatgattctgtaggcATTTGCTGCCGATTGTCCTAGGAGCTTGAATATTTGGCTAGATGGATCCTTAGCCATGGTCATTACAGCTGTTGCCTTATCTTTTATGGCAGTACGTGGAAGCTGGTGAAGACTGTAAGAGGGTGAAGGGTACACTGCCTGTGCTGGTTCTGCTGAGCCAGGATGCTCACTGGAGCTGGTTCAAGTCCAGTTGACTTGACAGCTGGCAGAACATGTATCTACCTGCAGAAGCCTGAGTAGCATTACCCCTTTCTGACCAGGTGGCCCTTCAGCTTAcctgttttcttctcctccttgtcTCTGTCAGTGCAGCAACTCTTGGAGGATGGAACTGACCCCTGTGCTGCGGATGACAAAGGCCGGACAGCCCTGCACTTTGCCTCCTGCAATGGCAACGATCACATCGGTGAGTGGGGAGGGGGAGTTCTGTCATCCTACTTCTCTGTGGCAGAGATTTTGAAGGGTGCGCTTTATTTTGCTTCAGCATGTGACAGAGATTGCTGTTTTCTGTGTGCTTTGTGGCAAAGTTGCCAGCTTAACTCTGCCTCCAGAGCCTGCTGTGTCCCCCTGCTGAAGGAGGAACAGGAGCTCCCAGCTTGTGGGCTGTACTGGTGGAGAAGGATGTTCTTAGTCCCAGTTCTGCCCCTCAGGGAGCCCAGGGACCGTggcactgcctggctttgtgCCATATCCTTTTGCATTACTGTGCAAACCTCTGTCCCCAGCTTCTGGGAAGAAGCTGATGAGCTGAACAGAAGAATTCCTAAGGCAGCCTGGTGGCCTTCATGTGGACCTGTGGCCTGTGTGGTCCTGACCTGTGGGACAAAGGGAAAGGCCTGATATGGCTCCGATTTCTTTTTTCCAGTGCAACTGCTTCTGGACCATGGGGCTGACCCAAACCAGAGAGATGGGCTGGGAAACACCCCTTTACACTTAGGTAAGTGCCACACAGATGAGCTTTGCATGCAGAGACGTGAGGTGAACgctgccttgctggttttttccttcctctttcccgTGCATCACACTGTGCATCCCCACCTCTAAGTATCTTGGAGCGACTCTTTGCGTTTTATTAGCTTCACTTCTGCTGAAGGCTTAAGGATCAGAATTTGAGAAAATCCATTTCCTTCCCTCTGCCAACCCCAGGGAGTGCAAGGTCTGTTCCAGAGGGAATACTCAGGCTTGAGCATGAGATTACCCTCAGCAGCTGGGCTGTTCCTTCCGATGGCAAAGAGCCCTTTGGGAAACAGCAAGCTCCACGCTTGAGCAGAAACTCCTTTGTTGTTTGCTAGTACCTCTGAGTTGTATGTCCTGTGttttccctccccagctgcctgcacgAACCACGTTCCTGTCATCACCACGCTGCTGCGCGGAGGTAACATTTCCTCTATAACATTTACAGCCCATCCCTTTCCTGCCCTGCCCTGTTGATACTCCCAAGGGACACTAAGTCTTGAAGACAGACTTCACTTTCTGTCCTTGCTCGTGCATCTTGCAGGGGCCAGAGTTGATGCCTTGGATCGAGCAGGCAGAACCCCACTGCACCTCGCTAAATCAAAGCTAAACATCCTGCAGGAAGGACTTTCCCACAGCCTGGAGGCTGTACGCCTTGAAGTGAAGCAGGTAGAAGAAACTATCTCGTGTTCTGGTGAAGTGGTGCAGCCCCTGGCAGTCTCCTGCACCCATTAAGGGTCAAATATCATTTAGCAGCTGGTTTAAATACCTGTCTGTAGGCTCTTAGCTGCTCTGGGAAGCATTTGActtttttcttccactttcaGAGACCTTCCTTTTTCTCAACTGCTACTCTGAATTTTTGCAGGACCTCTCTTGGCTCTGGTAGGCCAAGGGTGCATTGAATATCTTAATTCTCAGGCTGTATAGAGCATTCTCTTTTCTTCTACCACCACGTAAGACCAATGTCTTGTGGCAAGAGAGGGACCACGGCATGGGGCTGTAGCCATGGCATACGCGTTCCAGCAGGGACTTGGCATTACTAGTGCAGTCTCCCCTGCTCCAATCTGTGGGGCTGCATCACAAGTGCATGAGGTGTTGGCCTCACTTCAGGAGCCGTATAGGAGCCATGAGGATTTTCATCCTTGGTGCACAAGGAGATCCTGCTGGTGTGTGAAGTCCCTGTTCCTCACAGTGAGGGAAACTAGCTGGCCATAAAGAAAAGCTTGGTGCTTTCAGATGACAGTGTGGCTACTTGAGCTGTTAGCTAGCTCACTTCAGTACATCATCTCCTAAGGGTATATTTGCACTGTGCTGCCAGCAGGTTGGTGCACTCACCTGCGTGCCTCCCAGGCAATAGCCACTGTTAGTGTGGCAAAACCTGGGAGTTTTTGCTTTTTCAGCTGGGCCTGTCTCTCTTCTCTGTTCTTAAACCAGGTACAGGGATCGCAACTAGTCCATCTGCGGCTGATGAGCACCTCTGGTGACTCGCTGGGCTTTGATGCTGTCATCAGTGCTCTCCGGTTGCTTTGCATGTGTTCGTCTTTATGGCTCATGTACTCTGCCGTGTACCACAGCGTCAAAGCTGTGCTTGGCAATTTAACTGTAATTAAACTTTTACTGTAAAAACATCTGAGCCTGGTGCAGTTCTCTGATGTTTATGTCTTATGCCTGTTGTTTTCAGATTATCCAGATGTTGCGGGAATACCTGGAGCGTCTGGGGAGACACGAGCAAAAGGAACAGCTGGATGACCTCTGCTCCAGGTTACAGATGACCAGCACAAAGGAGCAGGTAGGCAATGTTGAGCTAATGTGACTCACCTGCTTGTGTTGTGATTTCTGTGTTTAGGAGAATGCAACTGCATGAACAAGGTGACATTGAAGATGTGGTTATGGAAGTGTTCTTGCTCACATTGGGTAACATGGGCAAGTTACATGATGACTCGTAGTACTCCTTTGGGGTGGAATTAAAAAAGGAGAAGGCATCACTGTGCCTAGCAGCTCAGCAGAGTAGCTGAAGATCAGCTGGGCCGAGGGCACAGGCATTTTAAGGCTAGGATCAGCTCAACCACACAGGGTCGCAGGgcctgtttgggtttttgttgctgtttatttgtttgttcgtttttctACAGAAGATTGGCCCTTAGAAACAGGTTTAAAGGAAACAGCCCTGATACCATTGTTGAGTTCTGGGTAATGTAGTAACATACTTCTATGTTAAGGACTGGATAAATAGCATGAGGTGGTCAAGCAGTGACCTCCTGAGGAATGGAGAGAAGCTCCCGATGCCTTAGACACAGATTTGTTTGATCATGAGGACAGGAGCTCTCCTATGCAGTTGTGGGACCAAAGGGATCCTTTTCCAGTATAAGCTCATTGTGGATGTTACTGGTGGTCCTGGTGCAAGGGTGGCTCCTGCTGCATGGGGTTGTCTTCTGTGTTGGTGGTCAGCTGCACAACTGCATTCCTCTGCCTAACAGCCAACTGTATTCTGTCAGGTGGACGAGGTTACAGACCTCCTGGCCAGCTTCACGTCACTCAGCCTGCAGATGCAGAAGATGGAGAAAAGATAATGGACTTCCAAATCATCTTCCTGATGCAACAGCAGAAGCcttagagagaaaaagaggaagctGAAGCTTCCCCGATCGCTGAATAGACATCGCTGCCAGCGGCTGTTCCTGCCAGATCCACTCTCCAGTGGTGCTCAGACTGCCCCCGCAGATGCTGCCACAGCTGCCTCATGGAGAGGCAGAAGGCTTTGTGTAACAGGCAGAGTGCTGCAGCTGAgacttttataaaaaaaaaaaatctattctcaGATGGGCTGACGCTGACTAGGTTGCCCCATCCAGAGGTATTCTGCCTTCTCCTAAGCGCTTCAGTTTGACGTAAGTGATGGCTGATGCCATGTGCAGTCATCAGCCCTGACTGGTGTGCTCAGCAGCTGGCCAACATCACACAGATGCTTGGAACAGGCGCCTTTTGCCATCTCTGCAGTACTTAATCGTGTGGGGAACAAAGTGGATGCCTTGGACAACAGATGGCTTTGTGCTGTGAGAAGAACACGCACTTAATTCTGCATGCTAGCAGCTGAGCAAACAGCCTGCCTTGAGAAGCACACACCAAGGCTTAATCCTCACCTTCCCCAGAGCCTGCAGTCAGAGGGCAGAGAATCTGTCTGGTTACAAACGGGATACAAAGCTTTTAATCACTGGACTAAGAGCTTTCgctggcctctttttttttttttttttttttaaatcactgctgTGAGTTAGCGCTTAAATACTAGAGTGAAACACTTGCAAAAACACCCAGGCAGACAGCTAGCAGGTCGGAGCTGCCCTGATGCAATGCTAGGGTTTGGGGGGATGGCGCAGTTTTAGACAGACATCTACATCTTGCAAAATCCCCCACCATAACTGACTTCTGTGTTTCCTATTTCTGTCGATCTCGGGCAAGAGGTCCAGTTGTGACAGGAGGTGTATATTCAGACATATTttttggggctgggatggaggtgGATTTACAGCTCCCTCAGCAGCGCCAAACCCAGAGCTGAcccatgctgtttttcttccttgttatgcagaggtgctgctccaggaccttAAGTGCAGTGTGAGGAACAAGTTATGACCTCTGCTGGGAGCCTGAAGTGATGCAGCTGTGAAGGATGCAGGGAACTAACTGCTCTTGCTGCTCTCTTGCTTCTGCCCCACAGTGGTTAGTAATGAAGATTTAGACAGCTTTGTTTTGGAGCAGGGATCCATGAAATCTTGTCAGTAGGGCACCAACAGCAGCAAAGTGACAAGAACGTGCCCAATAGCAATCCGAGTTCCCACCTAAATGACATGGTGGGCTGGCAGCAAGACCCATCCCACAATTTGGGAATCACTGGTTTGGAAGAGCTTGTTTTTAGGATTCAGCTTAACCATGCAATGACCACAGTCTGGAGCAATCTTCAGAGCCCTTCAGGTCAGCATGTTCTCTAATATCTGGCCTCTTGCCCAGGAAGAGGCTAAATGGATCTCCGTGTTCAAAGCTGAGATACCAGAAATACATGTGGCTTTTAGATGGGGTTCACCCATGGGCTGCTGGAGGCCATGACTGGGACTAACAGTCTTGTGGTTTGGCTGGGGCTGTCACTGTGAACTCTGATACTTCTTTATGATATGCTGGATGGGAAGGATGCTGAGGGGGTGGGAGACAATCTGACCTTTTTGTATTTTGAACTTCAATAAAATTATGTTGGCCTTTTCAGACTCCTCAGCCaagttctctctctctttttctttttcccagagtGGCTCACTTCCCTTTCTTTACATCTGTTCCAGGCCTCAGGCACAACACTGGACTTGGTAACTGCTACTCTCATACCTGGTACTgaaattaaaactgacaacaCAAAGTTTTTTGAACTCAAACACCAGTCTGTTTGCAGGTCGAAGTACATGGTTGCTGACTCATCTTCTGATCTTGACTCCCACAGCCAAGAAATCCAAACTTCAAATCTAGTTAGCTGCTGTGaaactgtaaaaataaagaaaagagaaTCTCAGCGGGATTGCTTCAAGCTGGAAGGTGGGATGTTtgcaaagaggaaaagcagcCTTGCACAGTCTGCACTCCTGCAGAAGTATGGAGCTGGCTGCTGAGCCAGATAAAATGTCTGTGCTGCAGGGAGACAGCAAGGGGATgaggagctgggaagggacaTTCAGTCAGGGCAGAGAATTTCCAGGGTGGTGCCTGTGTGATAAGCAGGTGATCCTTCCTGTCCAGTCTTCACGTGTcttttttcttccagtcctcacaGCCCAGTCTTGTAGTCCACATACACGCAGCTGTCAGCGCTTCTCCACTCAACAACTTTGTAGCTGAGGAGACCATTAAGGTGCCCAAAGAGCAGGCGGCTGAAATGCTCTTTATTGCTGCAATTACCTTAGTTGCTGACATTGTCCACAAACCAGGGGCAGCTTGGAATCTTACCTCAAAACCACAGCTCTTCAGGCCTTTGTCTTGCCTGGTGCTGGAGTTTCTCATGACTGCTCCTGACTGCACGCTCAGAGGGGAAAGGTGGAGGTGCTGCAGCAGCTCAGTGTTTGCCTCACTTCTTCTGCAGCACTGCTCCCTCAGTGGGAGGTGAGGCAGCACTGGCAGTCCCTGGACTCTGGTACAATGAGCTGAGGCCAATAAAACGAGCAGGCTTGTAAGAACTTTTACAACTGCTTTAGCAATAACActagataaagggaaaaagggaTCTGGTTTTCAGCGGAGAGGAAGGAATCACCATGGTCAGGTCTGCTTTCCTGCCTTGGGGCTGAAGCACTGGACTGCTGAAAGCCATGTCGTGTTTGGCGCTGGACTGAGAAAAGTTTTAGGTTTCTTTGCATCAGCTGGTCATGCCAAAGCCTTGTCTACCCTGCTATGCTTAGCAGCTCTATCTCAAAAAAGAGTTAGGTGCTGAGGAGggaaagaagcaaagaaaaggtTCCAGGGGAGATGTAGATTGTGGCTTCACACTGTGCTGAGAGTTGTTCACTAGCActgtttgctttttctgctgCTCTTGGCCTAGAGTCTCCCAGCagctttcccccctgcccttgcaTCCCGAGCCACAGACTTCCCTGCACAACCTGTAGATGTGAGGCTGGTGGCAGCTTTCCGCGTATCCCAGAGGTGTCTGCTGCAGTGGCAAAGAATGAAAACAACAATAGAGATTTCCCTCTGCTATTTATTTTGCCATTAAACTCAGTCCAACCTCCCTGTTTTTCTTGTGCTACACCATCAAACACAGCTTCTAGGTTCCTTCCAGAGCGGTGGTGCATCCCTCCCACTCCTTGGGGATGTGATGTCAGGCTGCCAGCGAGCTCTGGAAACCAGGACTTgccccagggtgctgcttcccccTCCCTGCTGCCTGGCCTCCAGACACACTCCATTTCTCCTCCTCATTTAGAGCACAGTGCTGCTAAATCTGCAGCCACCAAACCCAGCAGCAAACTCTACagctctgcagccactgctgtgcTGTAAGATGCAACCAAAACCAGCTGGATTGAGGATCTGGCTCATACAAGCAAGCAAAGGCTGAAAACCTGTCTGTGTCTCACCAAGGACCCCAACAGAAGCAACAGCTCTGCACAAAGTCTCCCAGCAAAGCTCATGGATGTTATTAAGCAAAAGGCTGTTTTCTGAAGTGGCCACTCAGCCACACAAGCAAACACAAGGCGCACACTGCAGTATGTGCAAACATCAAGAATCTGTTCCACTCTTCAGCACCTGAAATAATTAAACTCCAGGGTATCAAGCTAACATCTGAACTCCATTACTTCTTCCACCTTTGCCTTTCTAGCAGACTCCAAATCCATCATTGTAATTATCTGTGCTGCTCAAGAAGCCCCATGAAACATCTCTGGCAAACCTCCCACCCTTTCATCTGCTTCCTCCGCTCATTCCATGAGCAAGACAGATCTCTTCTACTCCATCACAGAAAGGTACTTGCAGAAAGATGCCTTCTTCATGTACTGTGCCTGGCCAGTGTGGGAGAGCACCCTGGGCAGCTCAGGCCTCTGGGATTACTAAGTGGAAGAGCCAGCATTTCTGGTTAGGAAGCTTATAAAGGTAATACAGCAAATAGTATCCCCCTGGGCTTTTTTGAAAGCTCTGAGGGGGGAAGAGAGCACATGGTTGTTGGAAGAATTAAAATAATCAGCTGGCAATCTGCTAAGGCTGGCTGTGGATCAGGAACTAGCAGGTAAACCCAAAAGTAAATAAGCAGAACTCCTTATAGCTAATAGTGCTATGTGCCCTGACCACCACATCACACCGTTCCCCCTCTCACTGGCAAGGTTCTCTTGCTGAGAGATGCATTTGCAGTGGTGTCCTGGCTGTTTGCAGAATATCTGTACAAGGTCCCGTTCCCATAGGTGCAAGGGCAGTGCTTCAGCCCATTGCTCTGTTGGAGAATTAGGGGCCGTCCTTGTATCAGCTTCACCTGGCCTGCTGCCTCCCCCAGCCTCACGTGTCTGCAGACAGGGAAACTCCCACCAGGGCTGccgaatttcatagaatcacagaatgatttgggttggaagggacctctggagatcatctagtccaacccacctgctaaagcaggttcacccggagcagattgcacaggaatgtgtccaggtgggttttgaatgtctccagagaaggagactccacaacctctctggggagcccattccagtgctctggcaccctcaaagtaaagaagtttctcttttattcagatggaacctcctgtgcttcagtctgtgcccgttgcccctcatcctatcgttgggcaccactgaaaggagtctgatcccatcttcttgacacccactcttgagatatttataagcattgataaaatCCCcgctcagccttctccaggctgaacagacccaactttctcagtctttcctcataagatgcTCCATACTCCTCACTATCTTtgcagccctttgctggactccttccagtaattccttatccttcttaaaccaggaagcccagaactagacacagtactccagatgcagcctcaccagggcagagtagagggggaagatTTGCAAatgagcttcttggtacctgggtTTGACACCTCCCAGCAGCATCAAGCTCGTGGCACACATGCTGGGGAGATGTTTGACCACCAGAACCAGCACATATCTGACAGGACTAAGTCGCTCTGCAGAGAGTAGCCATGCCTGGCTTGCAGGGGAGCTGGTGCCGGCCACCAGCCACAAAGCCTCAACCTGCCCTTGCCTCTCCTGTTCCCTCTGCCCCATGCCAGGTCCCAGCATGGCTGCACTCAGCTGCTGTGGCAAATCGGCCTCTGCAGGGTGAAAGCCAAGCTCATCAGCTCGAGTGAtgacaagttggaaagaaaatATAAGCAAGGCGTCATTAAGGCAAGAAGCTGGGAGCGGAGACTGCAGAATGCTAATCAGTCTGGACGGGAGGCTGCGTGGAAAGCAGCAATCAAGCTCCTTCAGCTTTAATTAAACCCAGCTCTGTAGCAAGGACATGACACCTTTTCTTCACCCCGCCTTTGAGCTGTGAAACCAGTTGGAGTGTGTACGCTGTTACTGGGCAGATATTAATTCCATCTTGGCTTCAGATCCTTCCCAAACCAGGCTCAGCATCTGCCCTTCCTGCTCACATACTCCCCAAAATCAGGGCTTAACAACAGGCAGAGCTCAGCGATGGGAGCTGGGGCTTGCAATGTGCTTGCTGTGCTAAATGTACCTTCTGCCCAAGGTTTTCTGCCTGTCTTCTCTGTCCTGTTTTATTTAGTCTTCACCTCAAAGTGCAGCACCCAGTCCTGACCTGATCCACCCCCTCTGCAAGCTGGGACTAAGAAGAGCAAGATCAGGATGAGCAACAGCCTGGCCACGCACAGGCGAGAACAGACAGCGTCTGGCTGTGCCACATCAGTGCTCCCGATTGCCGTTCCCTTCTCCCTCTGACGCTTTGGGCTGCAAAGTGGGGCCTCACCCCCAGAAACGATGCAAATATTTGTATCATCACATGGAGGCTGCTTGTGGCCATAGGAGCCACAGCATCACATGCAAAGGGCGGCTTCAGGATTAGCCATCCCTGGGAAGGCAGGCAAAGGACGCTGGACACGTTGCCAAAAGGCATCGGCTGCGGAGGAGCAGCAGCCACTAGAGAAGGGAACCAGAGAAATCAGAAAAACGAATAGGAGATGAGGGAGGCTCAAGGTGCAGAGAGCAACATCAAACACttgaatagaaaaagaaaaatagttccCAGCAGTGTGCTTTGGCTGGCCACCTCACAGGGAAAGGGGTGTCCTTGGAGCTGAGCTCTCACAAGGCGTGCAACAGCTTCAGTGAGGGTTAGAAATACCATGTTGCCTGGGAATTTTAAGAGCAGGCAGGACAAAGCAATAAGAGAAGATTTACACAAGCAGAAGCAGGGgatggaaagagaagagaaataagGGGGGGGACTCATAGCTCTGCTCATGCACACCACAGCTCTGCATGCCCCTTGCTGCCTGatgtcccccatccccactgtACAATGCCTACAGCACTGAGTGTCGAAGGGCAACAATGGGGCCAAAACTCCTCTGCCTTGGACACAGCCTCCAGCTGCCTTGCTGAGGTCCCACTGTGCATGGGGACAAGTGACGACACTGGCGGCCTCTGCAGCCCCTGGGGGGCTCAGGACAGCACCGATGGGGCTGCACAGCCTCCAACAATGCCACATTTGCTGCAGGCTCATACCAGTAATTGGCTCTGGACAATCAGCAGGTTGGCAGTAAATGGCTCCTCTCAGCCAGCTGGAGCTCCCCAGCACCAGCTCTCTCACTGTTTCCATTAGCCTGAAAGTAAGCAGTGCAGTCCTTGCAGATTTCCAGGTTACTGGGATCGTTACAGCACCCAGTCCTTGTTCTCTGCCTGCAAAGTCAGTCTGTAGGGCTTTGCCAGGAGGGATATCTCCATGCTGTCTGTGGGCAGAGGGGCTGTGGAAAGTGAACTGCTATGGAAAGATGACGATTTGCTTTGTTTCGGGCAAACATGTTCACTCTAAAACCTACTGCTGCCATGATGATA
Proteins encoded in this region:
- the ANKRD54 gene encoding ankyrin repeat domain-containing protein 54 — its product is MEGGGAAAAPDAAPEREPEPALGAGLALGAAAAGAPLGYLHVLWQREEPAGKIPARRLRRAARLHRRLGPTGKETHALKRLREAANSNDLDTVQQLLEDGTDPCAADDKGRTALHFASCNGNDHIVQLLLDHGADPNQRDGLGNTPLHLAACTNHVPVITTLLRGGARVDALDRAGRTPLHLAKSKLNILQEGLSHSLEAVRLEVKQIIQMLREYLERLGRHEQKEQLDDLCSRLQMTSTKEQVDEVTDLLASFTSLSLQMQKMEKR